A stretch of the Aegilops tauschii subsp. strangulata cultivar AL8/78 chromosome 4, Aet v6.0, whole genome shotgun sequence genome encodes the following:
- the LOC109744476 gene encoding branched-chain-amino-acid aminotransferase 2, chloroplastic encodes MAVLSSAKRALPWGRTSAGGVIGGLRALLGTDGGGGRSLLPSRWKSSQPQLDPVDRSDEEGGGDIDWDNLGFGLTPTDYMYVMRCTQEEGGFSRGELARYGNIELSPSSGVLNYGQGLFEGLKAYRRADGPGYTLFRPEENARRMQHGAGRMCMPSPSVEQFVHAVKQTVLANKRWVPPQGKGALYLRPLLIGSGAILGLAPAPEYTFMIYAAPVGTYFKEGMAAINLLVEEEIHRAMPGGTGGVKTISNYAPVLKAQMDARSKGFADVLYLDSVHKRYVEEASSCNLFVVKGGAVATPATAGTILPGVTRRSIIELARDSGYQVEERLVSIDDLISADEVFCTGTAVGVTPVSTITYQGTRYEFRTGEDTLSKKLYTTLTSIQMGLAEDKKGWTVAVD; translated from the exons ATGGCTGTGCTGTCGTCTGCGAAGCGCGCCCTCCCGTGGGGCCGCACCTCGGCCGGCGGGGTCATCGGCGGCCTCCGAGCTCTACTCGGGACG GACGGAGGCGGCGGCCGCTCTCTTCTCCCGTCCCGGTGGAAGTCGTCGCAGCCGCAGCTGGACCCCGTCGACAG GTCCGACGAGGAGGGCGGCGGCGACATCGACTGGGACAACCTCGGCTTCGGGCTGACCCCGACCGACTACATGTACGTCATGCGGTGCACGCAGGAGGAGGGCGGCTTCTCCCGCGGCGAGCTCGCCCGCTACGGCAACATCGAGCTCAGCCCCTCCTCCGGCGTCCTCAACTACGGGCAGGGGCTGTTCGAGGGGCTCAAGGCGTACCGGAGGGCGGACGGGCCCGGGTACACGCTGTTCCGGCCGGAGGAGAACGCGCGGCGGATGCAGCACGGCGCCGGGCGCATGTGCATGCCTTCCCCGTCCGTCGAGCAGTTCGTGCACGCCGTCAAGCAGACCGTCCTCGCCAACAAGCGCTGG GTGCCACCGCAAGGAAAGGGAGCGCTGTACCTCAGGCCGCTGCTCATCGGGAGCGGGGCGATCCTCGGGCTGGCGCCGGCGCCCGAGTACACCTTCATGATCTACGCCGCGCCCGTGGGCACATATTTCAAGGAAGGCATGGCGGCGATAAACCTGCTGGTCGAGGAGGAGATCCACCGCGCCATGCCGGGCGGCACCGGCGGGGTCAAGACCATCTCCAACTACGCGCCG GTGCTCAAGGCGCAGATGGACGCGAGGAGCAAGGGGTTCGCGGACGTGCTGTACCTGGACTCGGTCCACAAGAGGTACGTGGAGGAGGCCTCCTCCTGCAACCTCTTCGTCGTGAAGGGCGGCGCCGTCGCGACGCCGGCGACGGCGGGGACCATCCTGCCGGGGGTCACGCGCAGGAGCATCATCGAGCTCGCCCGAGACAGCGGCTACCAG GTGGAAGAGCGCCTCGTCTCCATCGACGATCTGATCAGTGCAGACGAAGTGTTCTGCACGGGAACGGCCGTCGGCGTCACCCCGGTGTCCACCATCACCTACCAAGGGACAAG GTACGAGTTCAGGACCGGAGAAGACACGCTGTCGAAGAAGCTGTACACGACTCTGACGTCGATCCAGATGGGCCTGGCGGAGGACAAGAAAGGATGGACGGTTGCGGTTGATTGA
- the LOC109744486 gene encoding squalene monooxygenase SE1, protein MAAAAGVWQLVGVAVATLLAAVLVAVALGRQRQRRRRAPLEGIPAPEDGCEVADGAWSAAVDGPTDVIIVGAGVAGSALAYTLGKDGRRVHVIERDLTEPDRIVGELLQPGGYLKLMELGLQDCVDEIDAQRVLGYALFKDGKNTKLSYPLEKFHSDVAGRSFHNGRFIQRMREKAASLPNVQLEQGTVTSLLEENGTVKGVQYKIKSGEELKAYAPLTIVCDGCFSNLRRALCSPKVEVPSCFVGLVLENCELPHANHGHVILANPSPILFYPISSTEVRCLVDVPGQKVPSIASGEMANYLKTVVAPQIPPQIYDSFIAAIDKGSIRTMPNRSMPAAPHPTPGALLMGDAFNMRHPLTGGGMTVALSDIVVLRNLIKPLRNLHDASALCKYLESFYTLRKPVASTINTLAGALYKVFSSSPDKARDEMRQACFDYLSLGGVCSNGPIALLSGLNPRPLSLVAHFFAVAIFGVGRLMLPLPSPKRLWTGARLISGACGIIFPIIKAEGVRQMFFPATVPAYYRAPPEAEF, encoded by the exons ATGGCTGCGGCCGCCGGCGTCTGGCAGCTCGTTGGCGTCGCCGTGGCCACGCTCCTCGCGGCGGTCCTCGTAGCCGTCGCGCTGGGGCGCCAGCGCCAGCGCCGCCGCAGGGCCCCGCTCGAAGGGATCCCCGCGCCGGAGGACGGCTGCGAGGTCGCTGACGGCGCATGGAGCGCGGCAGTCGACGGCCCGACGGACGTCATCATCGTCGGAGCCGGGGTCGCCGGATCTGCCCTCGCCTACACGCTCGGAAAG GATGGCCGACGGGTGCATGTTATAGAGAGAGACCTTACAGAGCCCGATAGAATTGTGGGTGAATTGTTACAACCCGGAGGCTACCTGAAATTGATGGAATTGGGTCTGCAGG ACTGCGTTGATGAAATTGATGCACAGCGTGTCCTTGGTTATGCATTATTCAAAGATGGGAAGAACACAAAACTTTCTTACCCCTTGGAGAAGTTCCATTCAGATGTGGCTGGCAGGAGCTTTCACAATGGACGGTTCATACAGAGGATGCGTGAAAAGGCTGCATCTTTGCCCAA TGTCCAACTGGAGCAAGGAACAGTTACATCTTTGCTTGAAGAAAATGGTACAGTTAAGGGTGTGCAATACAAGATCAAGTCAGGTGAAGAACTAAAAGCTTATGCACCATTGACAATTGTATGTGATGGCTGCTTTTCGAACTTAAGACGTGCCCTTTGCTCCCCAAAG GTTGAGGTGCCGTCTTGCTTTGTTGGCCTGGTCCTGGAGAATTGTGAACTTCCTCATGCGAACCATGGCCATGTTATCTTGGCCAATCCTTCTCCCATCCTATTTTACCCGATAAGCAGCACCGAGGTTCGCTGTTTGGTAGATGTCCCTGGTCAGAAGGTGCCTTCCATAGCAAGTGGTGAAATGGCAAATTATCTCAAGACCGTGGTTGCACCTCAG ATTCCTCCACAAATCTATGATTCTTTTATAGCAGCAATTGATAAGGGAAGCATAAGAACAATGCCAAATAGGAGCATGCCAGCTGCACCACACCCAACACCTGGTGCACTTTTGATGGGAGACGCTTTCAATATGCGACACCCTTTAACTGGTGGAGGAATGACTGTTGCATTATCAGATATAGTTGTCCTGCGTAATCTTATCAAGCCTCTTCGCAATCTGCATGATGCCTCTGCCCTCTGCAAATACCTAGAGTCATTCTATACTCTGCGGAAG CCGGTTGCTTCTACAATAAACACATTGGCTGGTGCTCTGTACAAAGTCTTCAGTTCCTCACCTGACAAGGCTAGGGATGAGATGCGCCAAGCTTGTTTTGATTACTTGAGCCTTGGAGGTGTCTGTTCAAATGGGCCCATTGCTCTACTCTCTGGTCTTAATCCTCGGCCATTGAGTTTGGTTGCACACTTCTTTGCTGTTGCTATCTTCGGTGTTGGACGACTGATGCTCCCCCTTCCTTCACCTAAACGATTGTGGACTGGAGCGAGATTGATTTCG GGTGCATGTGGTATCATCTTCCCAATCATCAAAGCTGAAGGTGTGAGGCAAATGTTCTTCCCTGCTACCGTCCCCGCGTATTACCGTGCACCTCCTGAAGCGGAGTTCTGA